The Planifilum fulgidum DNA window TCGGCTGCTGACGGGAATGCTGGACATAAAAGAGGCGGCATTCCCTATGTTTCTTCAAAGCGTCCCGCAACCGGTCCGGATCGTTGTAATCGACGGGCACCGGATTGAGCCCCATGAGCCGCACCGTCTCCTGCGTGGTCTTGTACATCGGCCCCGTGTGGGCGAAGAAGGCATCCCCCGGCTCGAGGAGGACGCTCAGCGCGGAGCGGATCGCCCCGGTGCCGGCGCCGCGGACGAGGGCGCAGGCTTCCGCCCGAAAAAACCTTGCCAGCACCCGCTCCACCTTTTCCGTCTGGAGCGGGCGGCCCGGTCCGGGAACAACACCCACATCCCCCTGCTGAAAGAACTCCCGCCCCGTGAATTCCTCGGCAATCAAGGCGGTCAACTCAAATTGTTTCTGCTTCGCCTGTTGGATGTTCATCGTCGTCAATACCGGATCGCCCATCGCAACAACCTCCTAAAAGGACAGGAAACGGCGCGGATTCTCCACCAACATCGTCTCGATCTCCCGCCTGGACACGCCGCCATCCAGCAATCTCGGGATGAACCGGGTGAAAAGGTATTCATATCCGAAACCGCCGTTGACCTTCAGATAGGATTTCTTCGTGATGTCGCAGGACAGCATCAGCTGTCCGACATACCCCCTGTCCAGCAGATACAACAGATCGGACAGCCGCTCCGACTCGGGGCGGTAGTTGTTCTTGCCGATGGTGTCGAACTGGATGTAAACCCCCGCCTTCAACATCGTTTCATACTCCGCGCGGTTTCCGTTTAAATCCTGGTGGCCGATGGAGACCTTGGAAAGGTCCGCCCCCAATTCGTCAAACAACCTCACCTGCACAGGCCCCAGTGTCCCCAGCTCGCAATGGGTGCTGAGGGGAGCTCCCGTCCGCTTTTGGGCCCGGGCGGCGGCCCGGAACACCTTCTCCTCCTCGGCGGTCATCTCGTTCAGGCTGCTGCCGATTTCGGCGATGATTCCGGCCCTCACCCCGGTATCCCCGATTCCCTCCGTCAGTTCCCGCACGAACAGCTCCTCGATTTCCTCTTCGCTTTGCTCTTTTACTTCTTCCGGGTAATAGGTCTGCTTGTAGTAGCCGGTGGCCGCCACAATCGGAAGGCCGTGCCGTTCGGACATCCGCCGCAGGGCTTCCACATCCCGTCCCATGCCGCGATTCGTCACCTCGACGATTCCCCCGCAACCCGCCGCCTTCAGCCCCTCCAACTCCCGGTCCATTTCCTCCGAATCCGACAGGATGGGGTCGTCATCCCGCCGGATTCGGGA harbors:
- a CDS encoding phosphotriesterase family protein — protein: MTKTIRTVTGDISPESFGPTMIHEHLVLDLSRIRRDDDPILSDSEEMDRELEGLKAAGCGGIVEVTNRGMGRDVEALRRMSERHGLPIVAATGYYKQTYYPEEVKEQSEEEIEELFVRELTEGIGDTGVRAGIIAEIGSSLNEMTAEEEKVFRAAARAQKRTGAPLSTHCELGTLGPVQVRLFDELGADLSKVSIGHQDLNGNRAEYETMLKAGVYIQFDTIGKNNYRPESERLSDLLYLLDRGYVGQLMLSCDITKKSYLKVNGGFGYEYLFTRFIPRLLDGGVSRREIETMLVENPRRFLSF